In Solanum pennellii chromosome 7, SPENNV200, the following are encoded in one genomic region:
- the LOC107025744 gene encoding plasma membrane ATPase 4 isoform X1, producing MAKAISLEEIKNETVDLEKIPIEEVFEQLKCSREGLTSDEGANRLQIFGPNKLEEKKESKILKFLGFMWNPLSWVMEMAAIMAIALANGDGKPPDWQDFVGIVCLLVINSTISFIEENNAGNAAAALMAGLAPKTKVLRDGRWSEQEAAILVPGDIISVKLGDIVPADARLLEGDPLKIDQSALTGESLPVTKNPGDEVFSGSTCKQGELEAVVIATGVHTFFGKAAHLVDSTNNVGHFQKVLTAIGNFCICSIAIGMLVEIIVMYPIQHRKYRDGIDNLLVLLIGGIPIAMPTVLSVTMAIGSHRLSQQGAITKRMTAIEEMAGMDVLCSDKTGTLTLNKLSVDRSLVEVFTKGVDKEYVLLLAARASRVENQDAIDACMVGMLADPKEARAGIREVHFLPFNPVDKRTALTYIDSNGNWHRASKGAPEQILDLCNCKEDVRRKVHAMIDKYAERGLRSLAVARQEVPEKSKESAGGPWQFVGLLPLFDPPRHDSAETIRRALNLGVNVKMITGDQLAIAKETGRRLGMGTNMYPSASLLGQDKDSAIASLPVEELIEKADGFAGVFPEHKYEIVKKLQERKHIVGMTGDGVNDAPALKKADIGIAVADATDAARGASDIVLTEPGLSVIISAVLTSRAIFQRMKNYTIYAVSITIRIVFGFMLIALIWKYDFSAFMVLIIAILNDGTIMTISKDRVKPSPMPDSWKLNEIFATGVVLGGYQALMTVIFFWAMHDTSFFTDKFGVKDIRESDEEMMSALYLQVSIISQALIFVTRSRSWSFVERPGALLMIAFLIAQLVATLIAVYAEWTFARVKGCGWGWAGVIWIFSIVTYFPLDIMKFAIRYILSGKAWNNLLDNKTAFTTKKDYGKEEREAQWALAQRTLHGLQPPEASNLFNEKNSYRELSEIAEQAKRRAEMARLRELHTLKGHVESVVKLKGLDIETIQQHYTV from the exons GAGAAAATCCCCATTGAAGAAGTGTTTGAACAACTGAAATGTTCACGAGAGGGTCTGACTTCGGACGAAGGAGCCAACAGGCTTCAAATCTTTGGACCGAACAAGTtggaagagaaaaaagaaagcaAAATACTGAAGTTCCTTGGGTTTATGTGGAATCCTCTGTCATGGGTTATGGAGATGGCGGCTATCATGGCCATTGCACTGGCTAATGGAGATGGGAAGCCCCCAGATTGGCAAGATTTTGTTGGTATTGTTTGCTTGCTGGTGATCAATTCAACTATCAGTTTTATTGAAGAAAACAATGCTGGCAATGCTGCTGCAGCTCTTATGGCTGGGCTTGCTCCCAAAACCAAGGTTCTTAGAGATGGGCGCTGGAGTGAACAGGAAGCTGCTATTCTAGTGCCTGGTGATATTATAAGTGTCAAGTTGGGAGACATTGTTCCTGCTGATGCTCGTCTTCTTGAAGGTGATCCTTTAAAGATTGATCAATCTGCCCTTACAGGAGAATCTCTTCCCGTGACAAAGAATCCTGGAGATGAAGTTTTCTCTGGATCAACCTGCAAACAAGGTGAACTTGAAGCTGTAGTCATTGCCACTGGAGTTCACACTTTCTTTGGCAAGGCAGCACACCTTGTTGACAGTACAAACAATGTTGGTCATTTCCAGAAAGTGCTAACAGCCATAGGAAACTTCTGTATCTGTTCCATTGCTATTGGTATGCTGGTTGAGATTATTGTCATGTATCCAATCCAGCACAGGAAGTACAGGGATGGAATTGACAATCTCTTGGTGCTCCTTATTGGTGGTATTCCCATTGCTATGCCTACTGTGTTGTCAGTCACTATGGCTATTGGATCCCATAGGCTCTCCCAGCAGGGTGCCATCACCAAGAGAATGACTGCTATTGAAGAAATGGCTGGAATGGATGTGTTGTGCAGTGACAAGACAGGTACCTTGACTCTTAACAAGTTGAGTGTCGACAGAAGCTTGGTTGAAGTGTTTACTAAGGGAGTAGATAAAGAATATGTGCTCCTCCTTGCCGCAAGGGCCTCTAGAGTTGAAAATCAGGATGCAATTGATGCTTGCATGGTTGGCATGCTTGCCGATCCAAAAGAGGCACGAGCTGGTATCAGGGAGGTGCATTTCTTGCCCTTCAATCCAGTGGACAAGAGAACTGCTTTAACATATATTGACAGCAATGGCAACTGGCACCGTGCCAGCAAGGGAGCTCCTGAGCAG ATTTTGGACCTATGTAACTGTAAGGAAGATGTCAGGAGAAAGGTTCATGCAATGATCGATAAATACGCTGAGCGTGGGTTGAGGTCACTGGCTGTAGCTAGACAG GAAGTGCCAGAGAAATCAAAAGAGAGCGCTGGAGGTCCATGGCAATTTGTTGGATTGCTACCCCTCTTTGATCCTCCCAGGCATGATAGTGCTGAGACCATCCGTAGAGCTCTCAACCTTGGTGTAAATGTTAAGATGATCACTGGGGATCAATTGGCTATTGCCAAGGAGACTGGCCGTAGGCTTGGAATGGGAACAAACATGTACCCATCAGCATCTTTACTTGGTCAAGACAAGGATTCAGCTATTGCTTCACTTCCTGTAGAAGAGTTGATTGAGAAGGCAGATGGATTTGCTGGAGTATTTCCTG AGCACAAATATGAGATTGTGAAGAAGTTGCAGGAGAGAAAGCACATTGTGGGAATGACTGGTGATGGTGTGAACGATGCTCCTGCTTTGAAGAAGGCAGATATCGGTATTGCTGTTGCAGATGCTACTGATGCAGCACGAGGTGCTTCTGATATCGTGCTCACTGAGCCAGGTCTAAGCGTTATCATCAGTGCTGTGTTGACCAGTAGAGCTATTTTCCAGAGGATGAAGAATTACACA ATATATGCAGTTTCCATCACAATCCGTATTGTG TTTGGTTTCATGCTTATTGCTCTAATCTGGAAGTACGACTTCTCTGCATTTATGGTTTTGATCATTGCCATCCTAAATGACG GAACCATTATGACAATCTCAAAGGATAGAGTGAAACCATCTCCAATGCCTGATAGCTGGAAGTTGAATGAAATCTTTGCAACTGGTGTTGTTCTTGGAGGGTACCAAGCATTGATGACTGTTATTTTCTTCTGGGCGATGCATGACACTAGTTTCTTCACG GACAAATTTGGTGTGAAGGATATTAGGGAAAGTGATGAAGAAATGATGTCTGCTTTGTACCTTCAAGTGAGTATTATCAGCCAGGCTTTGATTTTCGTGACCCGTTCACGAAGCTGGTCCTTCGTTGAACGCCCAGGAGCTCTGTTAATGATTGCTTTCTTGATTGCCCAACTG GTTGCCACTTTAATTGCTGTCTATGCCGAGTGGACTTTTGCAAGAGTCAAAGGATGTGGATGGGGATGGGCTGGTGTCATCTGGATTTTCAGCATTGTTACCTACTTCCCACTTGACATAATGAAATTCGCCATCCGTTACATCTTAAGTGGAAAGGCTTGGAATAACTTGCTTGACAACAAG ACTGCTTTCACCACGAAGAAAGACTATGGAAAAGAAGAGAGGGAAGCTCAATGGGCACTTGCTCAGAGAACTTTACATGGACTTCAACCACCAGAAGCGTCAAACCTGTTCAACGAAAAGAACAGCTACCGGGAACTGTCTGAAATTGCTGAACAAGCAAAGAGAAGAGCAGAGATGGCAAGGCTTCGTGAGCTGCACACACTCAAGGGTCATGTTGAATCAGTGGTGAAGCTGAAAGGTCTGGATATCGAAACGATCCAGCAGCATTATACAGTTTAA
- the LOC107025744 gene encoding plasma membrane ATPase 4 isoform X2, whose amino-acid sequence MAKAISLEEIKNETVDLEKIPIEEVFEQLKCSREGLTSDEGANRLQIFGPNKLEEKKESKILKFLGFMWNPLSWVMEMAAIMAIALANGDGKPPDWQDFVGIVCLLVINSTISFIEENNAGNAAAALMAGLAPKTKVLRDGRWSEQEAAILVPGDIISVKLGDIVPADARLLEGDPLKIDQSALTGESLPVTKNPGDEVFSGSTCKQGELEAVVIATGVHTFFGKAAHLVDSTNNVGHFQKVLTAIGNFCICSIAIGMLVEIIVMYPIQHRKYRDGIDNLLVLLIGGIPIAMPTVLSVTMAIGSHRLSQQGAITKRMTAIEEMAGMDVLCSDKTGTLTLNKLSVDRSLVEVFTKGVDKEYVLLLAARASRVENQDAIDACMVGMLADPKEARAGIREVHFLPFNPVDKRTALTYIDSNGNWHRASKGAPEQILDLCNCKEDVRRKVHAMIDKYAERGLRSLAVARQEVPEKSKESAGGPWQFVGLLPLFDPPRHDSAETIRRALNLGVNVKMITGDQLAIAKETGRRLGMGTNMYPSASLLGQDKDSAIASLPVEELIEKADGFAGVFPEHKYEIVKKLQERKHIVGMTGDGVNDAPALKKADIGIAVADATDAARGASDIVLTEPGLSVIISAVLTSRAIFQRMKNYTIYAVSITIRIVFGFMLIALIWKYDFSAFMVLIIAILNDGTIMTISKDRVKPSPMPDSWKLNEIFATGVVLGGYQALMTVIFFWAMHDTSFFTDKFGVKDIRESDEEMMSALYLQVSIISQALIFVTRSRSWSFVERPGALLMIAFLIAQLVSCCTWSASIIDISFVVHD is encoded by the exons GAGAAAATCCCCATTGAAGAAGTGTTTGAACAACTGAAATGTTCACGAGAGGGTCTGACTTCGGACGAAGGAGCCAACAGGCTTCAAATCTTTGGACCGAACAAGTtggaagagaaaaaagaaagcaAAATACTGAAGTTCCTTGGGTTTATGTGGAATCCTCTGTCATGGGTTATGGAGATGGCGGCTATCATGGCCATTGCACTGGCTAATGGAGATGGGAAGCCCCCAGATTGGCAAGATTTTGTTGGTATTGTTTGCTTGCTGGTGATCAATTCAACTATCAGTTTTATTGAAGAAAACAATGCTGGCAATGCTGCTGCAGCTCTTATGGCTGGGCTTGCTCCCAAAACCAAGGTTCTTAGAGATGGGCGCTGGAGTGAACAGGAAGCTGCTATTCTAGTGCCTGGTGATATTATAAGTGTCAAGTTGGGAGACATTGTTCCTGCTGATGCTCGTCTTCTTGAAGGTGATCCTTTAAAGATTGATCAATCTGCCCTTACAGGAGAATCTCTTCCCGTGACAAAGAATCCTGGAGATGAAGTTTTCTCTGGATCAACCTGCAAACAAGGTGAACTTGAAGCTGTAGTCATTGCCACTGGAGTTCACACTTTCTTTGGCAAGGCAGCACACCTTGTTGACAGTACAAACAATGTTGGTCATTTCCAGAAAGTGCTAACAGCCATAGGAAACTTCTGTATCTGTTCCATTGCTATTGGTATGCTGGTTGAGATTATTGTCATGTATCCAATCCAGCACAGGAAGTACAGGGATGGAATTGACAATCTCTTGGTGCTCCTTATTGGTGGTATTCCCATTGCTATGCCTACTGTGTTGTCAGTCACTATGGCTATTGGATCCCATAGGCTCTCCCAGCAGGGTGCCATCACCAAGAGAATGACTGCTATTGAAGAAATGGCTGGAATGGATGTGTTGTGCAGTGACAAGACAGGTACCTTGACTCTTAACAAGTTGAGTGTCGACAGAAGCTTGGTTGAAGTGTTTACTAAGGGAGTAGATAAAGAATATGTGCTCCTCCTTGCCGCAAGGGCCTCTAGAGTTGAAAATCAGGATGCAATTGATGCTTGCATGGTTGGCATGCTTGCCGATCCAAAAGAGGCACGAGCTGGTATCAGGGAGGTGCATTTCTTGCCCTTCAATCCAGTGGACAAGAGAACTGCTTTAACATATATTGACAGCAATGGCAACTGGCACCGTGCCAGCAAGGGAGCTCCTGAGCAG ATTTTGGACCTATGTAACTGTAAGGAAGATGTCAGGAGAAAGGTTCATGCAATGATCGATAAATACGCTGAGCGTGGGTTGAGGTCACTGGCTGTAGCTAGACAG GAAGTGCCAGAGAAATCAAAAGAGAGCGCTGGAGGTCCATGGCAATTTGTTGGATTGCTACCCCTCTTTGATCCTCCCAGGCATGATAGTGCTGAGACCATCCGTAGAGCTCTCAACCTTGGTGTAAATGTTAAGATGATCACTGGGGATCAATTGGCTATTGCCAAGGAGACTGGCCGTAGGCTTGGAATGGGAACAAACATGTACCCATCAGCATCTTTACTTGGTCAAGACAAGGATTCAGCTATTGCTTCACTTCCTGTAGAAGAGTTGATTGAGAAGGCAGATGGATTTGCTGGAGTATTTCCTG AGCACAAATATGAGATTGTGAAGAAGTTGCAGGAGAGAAAGCACATTGTGGGAATGACTGGTGATGGTGTGAACGATGCTCCTGCTTTGAAGAAGGCAGATATCGGTATTGCTGTTGCAGATGCTACTGATGCAGCACGAGGTGCTTCTGATATCGTGCTCACTGAGCCAGGTCTAAGCGTTATCATCAGTGCTGTGTTGACCAGTAGAGCTATTTTCCAGAGGATGAAGAATTACACA ATATATGCAGTTTCCATCACAATCCGTATTGTG TTTGGTTTCATGCTTATTGCTCTAATCTGGAAGTACGACTTCTCTGCATTTATGGTTTTGATCATTGCCATCCTAAATGACG GAACCATTATGACAATCTCAAAGGATAGAGTGAAACCATCTCCAATGCCTGATAGCTGGAAGTTGAATGAAATCTTTGCAACTGGTGTTGTTCTTGGAGGGTACCAAGCATTGATGACTGTTATTTTCTTCTGGGCGATGCATGACACTAGTTTCTTCACG GACAAATTTGGTGTGAAGGATATTAGGGAAAGTGATGAAGAAATGATGTCTGCTTTGTACCTTCAAGTGAGTATTATCAGCCAGGCTTTGATTTTCGTGACCCGTTCACGAAGCTGGTCCTTCGTTGAACGCCCAGGAGCTCTGTTAATGATTGCTTTCTTGATTGCCCAACTGGTAAGTTGTTGTACTTGGTCGGCTAGTATTATAG ATATCTCTTTCGTAGTTCATGACTAA